Proteins from a single region of Antechinus flavipes isolate AdamAnt ecotype Samford, QLD, Australia chromosome 2, AdamAnt_v2, whole genome shotgun sequence:
- the GCNT3 gene encoding beta-1,3-galactosyl-O-glycosyl-glycoprotein beta-1,6-N-acetylglucosaminyltransferase 3 — protein sequence MIVKKLFFCQKQYLWAFGCLMLLLTAILKLSDNWECDFSDLGMESLDLWKKTCKDKLYQSLKLPPKNSINCSLITRGNPDALAQAALSKLETKFRRQPLNETHYLNLTRDCAHFRTSQRFIQSPLSKEEADFPIAYSMVIHEKIENFERLLRALYAPQNIYCIHVDKKSPEAFQEAVRAISSCFSNVFVAKNLVQVVYASWSRVQADLNCMEELLQSSVPWKYLLNTCGTDFPIKTNAEMVKSLKLLNGKNNMESEIPTPFKIRRWKYHYEVKNEIYKTETEKKPPPHGLPMFTGNAYIVASRDFVQHLFKSPDAQKFIEWVKDTYSPDEHLWATLHRMPWMPGSVSYHEKYHTSDLNAIARFVKWQGIDGDISQGHPYPLCTGIYQRGVCVYGAGDLHFMLQSHHLLANKFDPKVDDNALQCLEEYLRYKAIYGKDL from the coding sequence ATGAttgttaagaaattatttttctgccAAAAACAGTATCTGTGGGCTTTTGGATGTCTTATGCTCTTGCTCACAGCTATTTTGAAACTGTCTGACAACTGGGAATGTGACTTCAGTGACTTGGGGATGGAGTCTCTGGACCTCTGGAAGAAAACCTGCAAGGATAAACTTTATCAATCCCTGAAATTGCCACCCAAGAACTCCATCAACTGCTCTCTGATCACCAGAGGGAACCCTGATGCTTTGGCCCAGGCAGCCTTGTCCAAGTTGGAGACCAAGTTTAGAAGGCAGCCTCTGAATGAAACTCATTATCTCAACTTGACGCGTGACTGTGCTCACTTCAGGACCAGTCAGAGGTTCATTCAATCCCCCTTGAGCAAGGAGGAGGCTGACTTCCCCATTGCATATTCCATGGTGATTCATGAAAAGATTGAAAACTTTGAGAGGCTCCTGAGAGCTCTGTATGCCCCACAGAACATCTACTGCATCCACGTGGATAAGAAGTCTCCAGAAGCCTTCCAGGAGGCAGTCAGAGCCATTAGTTCATGTTTTTCAAATGTCTTTGTGGCCAAAAATCTGGTCCAAGTGGTGTATGCATCCTGGTCCAGAGTACAAGCGGATCTGAACTGCATGGAGGAATTGCTCCAGAGTTCTGTGCCCTGGAAATACCTTTTGAATACCTGTGGGACTGATTTCCCCATAAAGACCAATGCCGAGATGGTGAAGTCTCTCAAGCTGTTGAACGGGAAGAATAATATGGAATCAGAAATACCCACTCCCTTCAAAATAAGACGCTGGAAATATCACTATGAGGTCAAGAATGAGATATACAAGACTGAAACAGAAAAGAAGCCCCCGCCCCATGGCTTGCCTATGTTCACAGGGAATGCCTATATTGTGGCTTCCCGAGACTTTGTTCAACACCTCTTTAAAAGCCCAGATGCTCAAAAGTTCATAGAATGGGTGAAGGACACCTATAGCCCTGATGAACATCTCTGGGCCACTCTGCATAGGATGCCCTGGATGCCTGGCTCTGTTTCCTACCATGAGAAGTACCATACCTCTGACCTGAATGCCATTGCCCGGTTTGTGAAGTGGCAAGGCATCGATGGTGATATCAGCCAGGGACATCCCTATCCCCTCTGCACTGGAATCTATCAGCGAGGTGTTTGTGTGTATGGGGCTGGAGACTTGCACTTTATGCTCCAAAGTCACCATCTGCTGGCCAATAAGTTTGACCCGAAGGTAGATGACAATGCACTCCAGTGCCTGGAAGAATATCTGCGGTACAAAGCCATTTATGGGAAGGATCTCTGA